A stretch of the uncultured Cohaesibacter sp. genome encodes the following:
- a CDS encoding alpha-glucosidase, giving the protein MKLDRSETGFLLSHKGKALLRHSLETPALYLGEGDPTFDMYRGNFDISDYVIERIAMRHFVIEEQDGAIRIQFILAHEPVITLLAEETAEGRLKISFKDAKGNFNRFWLRLPAGADEKIYGCGEQLTYLNLRGHTFPLWTSEPGVGRNKNTYVTWQADVKDRAGGDYYNTNYPQPTFVSSEKYFVHLETTAYADFDFRAEDFHELQSWNIPDYLLFDAADSFPALIRSITGVFGTQPELPDWVLDGIILGIQGGTDITIEKIKRARAAGVKVSGVWCQDWQGIKMTSFGKRLQWDWQWNPYLYPGLDTEIHALKKDGIRFLGYINPYVLEDFPLYREAQAKGYLATREDGSKYVVDFGEFYCGVVDFTNPDACEWYKGVIKTNMIDFGLSGWMADFGEYLPTDCALSNGVSAEIEHNNWPTRWAKINHDAIEEAGKTDDILFFMRAGYTGIQRYCHALWGGDQCVNWNIDDGIPSVVNGALSSGLLGNGIHHSDIGGYTTLHGMKRDRELFMRWTEMAAFTPIMRSHEGNRPADNHQFDSDSETLAHLAVMTRIFTHLKPYIKAALKENTLTGMPVQRPLFVHYEDDAEAYEVMYQYLFGRDCLVAPVYEKGATTRKLYLPPDQWIHIWTNDHYEGGWVEVDAPLGQPAVFYRASSADAVLFNKIPDIANDVA; this is encoded by the coding sequence ATGAAACTCGATCGATCAGAAACCGGCTTTCTTCTCTCCCACAAAGGCAAGGCTTTGCTGCGCCACAGTCTGGAGACCCCCGCTCTTTATCTTGGCGAAGGCGATCCGACCTTTGACATGTATCGCGGCAATTTCGATATTTCCGATTATGTGATAGAGCGCATCGCCATGCGCCATTTCGTGATCGAAGAGCAGGATGGTGCGATCCGGATCCAGTTCATCCTTGCCCATGAGCCAGTCATCACGCTGTTGGCCGAGGAAACCGCTGAAGGCCGCCTGAAAATCTCCTTCAAGGATGCCAAAGGCAATTTCAACCGCTTTTGGCTGCGCCTGCCAGCGGGTGCGGACGAAAAAATCTATGGCTGCGGCGAGCAACTCACCTATCTCAATCTGCGCGGCCATACTTTCCCGCTCTGGACATCCGAGCCCGGCGTTGGTCGCAACAAGAACACCTATGTCACATGGCAGGCAGACGTGAAGGACCGCGCGGGCGGCGACTATTACAACACCAACTATCCACAGCCGACCTTTGTCTCGTCAGAGAAATATTTCGTCCATCTGGAAACCACCGCCTATGCGGATTTTGACTTCCGGGCCGAAGACTTCCACGAATTGCAAAGCTGGAACATCCCGGACTATCTGCTCTTTGATGCCGCAGACAGTTTCCCCGCTCTCATTCGCAGCATAACCGGTGTCTTCGGCACTCAGCCAGAACTGCCCGACTGGGTGCTTGACGGCATCATTCTTGGCATTCAGGGCGGCACTGACATCACCATTGAGAAGATCAAACGCGCACGCGCCGCTGGCGTCAAGGTATCCGGCGTCTGGTGTCAGGATTGGCAGGGCATCAAGATGACCAGCTTCGGCAAGCGCCTGCAATGGGACTGGCAATGGAACCCCTACCTCTATCCCGGCCTTGACACCGAAATCCACGCGCTCAAAAAGGATGGCATCCGCTTCCTTGGCTATATCAATCCGTATGTGCTGGAGGATTTCCCACTCTATCGCGAGGCCCAAGCCAAGGGCTATCTCGCCACCCGTGAGGATGGCAGCAAATATGTGGTGGATTTTGGTGAGTTTTATTGCGGTGTTGTCGACTTCACCAATCCAGATGCCTGTGAGTGGTACAAGGGCGTCATCAAGACCAACATGATCGACTTTGGTCTGTCAGGCTGGATGGCCGACTTTGGCGAATACCTGCCCACCGACTGCGCCCTGTCAAACGGGGTCTCCGCCGAAATCGAACACAACAACTGGCCGACCCGTTGGGCCAAGATCAACCATGACGCCATCGAGGAAGCAGGCAAGACCGACGATATCCTGTTTTTCATGCGCGCGGGCTATACCGGCATCCAGCGTTATTGCCATGCCCTTTGGGGTGGTGATCAATGCGTCAACTGGAACATCGATGACGGCATCCCGTCCGTCGTCAATGGGGCACTATCCTCAGGCCTGCTCGGCAACGGCATTCACCATTCCGACATTGGCGGCTATACCACGTTGCACGGCATGAAACGCGACCGCGAATTGTTCATGCGCTGGACAGAAATGGCTGCCTTCACCCCGATCATGCGCAGCCACGAGGGCAACCGCCCGGCAGACAACCACCAATTTGACAGCGACAGTGAGACACTTGCCCATCTGGCTGTCATGACCCGGATCTTCACCCACTTGAAACCCTATATCAAAGCGGCTCTGAAGGAAAACACCCTTACGGGCATGCCCGTCCAGCGACCGCTTTTCGTCCATTATGAGGACGATGCCGAGGCTTATGAGGTCATGTATCAATATCTGTTTGGCCGCGATTGCCTCGTTGCCCCGGTTTATGAGAAAGGGGCCACCACACGCAAACTCTATCTGCCCCCTGATCAATGGATTCATATATGGACCAATGATCATTATGAGGGCGGCTGGGTCGAAGTTGACGCTCCGCTTGGGCAGCCTGCAGTCTTCTACCGCGCCAGCAGCGCCGACGCGGTTCTGTTCAACAAGATCCCGGACATCGCCAACGACGTGGCATGA
- a CDS encoding TRAP transporter large permease, translating into MVSPIFAVYFLAFLLIGLPVLFALGLSPAIALFQADKVLFMNMLYQRLYAGLDVFLLLALPFFMLAGEFMVNGGITTRIITFSQTMVQHFRGGLGHVVIIAATLFGALTGSSVAATSAIGNMMIPEMERYKYDRTYAAAITAAATVLGTIIPPSGIMLIYAFVMNTSVAAMFMSGIVPGLILCFALMLVNRWQIKKYPAVEQFERASRPERSAAFKAAILPLLTPVIILGGIYGGIFTPTEAAAIAVFYAFVLSIFIMRLLKLKDVFPMFVRIAINAAAILIIVAAASGFASAISLSGIAKVITSFFYSITKDPLILFFIMNIFLFIVGMFIDAGPAILIFAPILAPIMTAVGVDPVHFGVVMVVNLSIGLATPPMGLVLFVASGVSGVPLQKISRAIIPFLLAEFLVIFLISFFPSLVIGLPKLLGMM; encoded by the coding sequence ATGGTCTCCCCTATCTTTGCGGTCTATTTTCTGGCCTTCCTGTTGATCGGTCTACCGGTTCTGTTCGCGCTCGGTCTGTCCCCGGCCATCGCCCTGTTCCAGGCCGACAAAGTGTTGTTCATGAACATGCTCTACCAGCGTCTTTATGCTGGTCTGGACGTGTTCCTGCTGCTCGCCCTGCCTTTCTTCATGCTGGCGGGCGAATTCATGGTCAATGGTGGCATCACCACCCGCATCATCACTTTCTCCCAGACCATGGTGCAGCATTTTCGCGGCGGTCTTGGCCATGTGGTGATCATCGCGGCCACTCTGTTCGGCGCCCTGACCGGGTCTTCGGTTGCCGCCACCTCGGCCATTGGCAACATGATGATCCCGGAAATGGAGCGCTATAAATATGACCGCACCTATGCGGCGGCCATTACGGCGGCAGCGACGGTTCTGGGCACCATCATCCCGCCAAGCGGCATCATGCTGATCTACGCTTTCGTGATGAACACGTCGGTTGCGGCGATGTTCATGTCCGGCATCGTGCCGGGCCTGATCCTCTGCTTTGCGCTGATGCTGGTCAATCGCTGGCAGATCAAGAAATACCCTGCCGTTGAGCAATTCGAACGGGCCTCCCGCCCGGAACGCTCCGCAGCCTTCAAGGCGGCCATCCTGCCGCTGCTGACCCCGGTCATCATTCTGGGCGGCATCTATGGTGGCATTTTCACGCCGACCGAAGCGGCCGCCATCGCCGTGTTCTATGCCTTCGTGCTGTCGATCTTCATCATGCGCCTGCTCAAGCTCAAGGACGTCTTCCCGATGTTCGTGCGCATTGCCATCAATGCGGCCGCAATCCTGATCATCGTCGCCGCAGCCAGTGGCTTTGCCTCCGCCATCTCCCTGTCAGGCATTGCCAAGGTCATTACCAGCTTCTTTTATTCGATCACCAAGGATCCACTGATCCTGTTCTTCATCATGAATATTTTCCTGTTCATCGTTGGCATGTTCATCGATGCGGGACCGGCCATTCTGATCTTCGCTCCGATTCTTGCACCGATCATGACAGCCGTTGGCGTCGATCCGGTCCATTTCGGCGTCGTCATGGTGGTCAACCTTTCCATCGGACTGGCAACCCCGCCCATGGGCCTTGTCCTGTTCGTCGCTTCCGGCGTGTCCGGTGTACCGCTTCAGAAGATCTCCAGAGCGATCATTCCGTTCTTGCTCGCAGAATTCCTGGTGATCTTTCTGATTTCGTTCTTCCCGTCCCTCGTTATTGGCCTGCCCAAGCTGCTGGGCATGATGTAG
- a CDS encoding class II fructose-bisphosphate aldolase, with the protein MAYISGKTLLDRAWKEGYAIGAFSVHNAETTRAILKAAEEEKAPILVMIGQKVINTMGLEEMKAMVDAFMANHTVPVAIHIDHSRQFEQTMAAARAGFQSLMFDGSGYDFDENVRITKAVADVAHALGIGCEGEIGKIGGVEDDIDVDEADAMITTVDEAQEFSSRTGLDYLAISMGTAHGIYTCEPKLAFDRIGEIKEIVQKPLVMHGGSGVPDEQVQRAISLGIAKINVDTELRQSFTLGVQDYWKENPKDFVLADSLGAGELTMKEKVKEKIRLFGSSGKASDF; encoded by the coding sequence ATGGCTTATATATCCGGTAAGACTCTCCTAGATCGTGCATGGAAAGAGGGATACGCCATCGGCGCTTTCAGCGTGCATAATGCGGAAACGACGCGCGCTATCCTCAAGGCAGCAGAGGAAGAAAAAGCCCCTATCCTTGTGATGATCGGTCAGAAAGTGATCAACACGATGGGCCTTGAAGAAATGAAGGCGATGGTTGATGCCTTCATGGCCAATCACACGGTGCCGGTGGCCATTCATATCGATCACAGCCGTCAGTTTGAACAGACAATGGCCGCGGCCCGCGCTGGCTTCCAATCGCTGATGTTTGACGGCTCCGGGTATGACTTTGATGAAAATGTCCGTATCACCAAGGCGGTGGCCGATGTGGCCCATGCTTTGGGCATTGGCTGTGAAGGTGAAATTGGCAAAATCGGTGGCGTGGAAGACGACATTGATGTCGATGAAGCTGACGCGATGATCACCACGGTCGATGAAGCGCAGGAATTTTCCAGTCGCACCGGCCTTGATTATCTGGCCATTTCCATGGGCACGGCGCATGGCATCTATACTTGTGAACCCAAGCTGGCCTTTGACCGCATTGGTGAAATCAAGGAAATCGTCCAGAAGCCGCTTGTCATGCATGGGGGCTCGGGGGTGCCGGATGAGCAAGTTCAGCGGGCCATTTCCCTTGGTATTGCCAAAATCAATGTCGATACCGAATTGCGCCAGTCCTTCACGCTGGGGGTTCAGGACTATTGGAAAGAAAATCCGAAAGATTTCGTTCTGGCCGATTCTCTGGGTGCCGGAGAGCTGACCATGAAGGAAAAAGTCAAAGAAAAGATCCGTTTGTTCGGTTCCAGCGGCAAGGCCTCCGATTTCTGA
- a CDS encoding response regulator — protein MTARILCVEDEALLLDDIVEEMQEEGYETLKAHNGKEAIEILKHETVDLVLCDIMMPLIDGLTTLKLVRERLPQHNEVPFIFLTAKATREDILAGKRMGADDYLTKPIDYDLLHATVKARLDQVYRFRNTNDERLKRIYNALKEKQSDQAPLSVALVAKSHSYIAPIEQGLKEVGCMVEFIQEEHLSKRKDAVEQNDLCFLLYSKVVHFYLSGLLNAPRSHGRGMMVLLCDDKVDSELKKALVDMGIGRTIDYPFPPVKIFKIIMSAMQHK, from the coding sequence ATGACGGCGAGAATTTTGTGCGTCGAAGACGAAGCATTACTGCTTGATGATATTGTAGAAGAAATGCAGGAAGAGGGCTATGAGACCTTGAAGGCCCACAATGGCAAGGAAGCCATTGAAATCCTCAAGCATGAAACCGTCGACCTCGTTCTCTGCGACATCATGATGCCGCTGATCGATGGACTGACCACGCTCAAGCTCGTGCGCGAACGCCTGCCACAACATAATGAGGTGCCGTTCATTTTTCTCACGGCCAAGGCAACCCGCGAAGACATTCTTGCTGGCAAGCGGATGGGCGCCGACGACTATCTCACCAAACCCATCGATTATGATCTACTGCATGCCACCGTGAAAGCCCGCCTGGATCAGGTGTATAGATTCCGCAACACCAATGACGAACGCCTCAAGCGCATCTACAATGCGCTCAAGGAAAAACAAAGCGATCAGGCGCCCTTGTCTGTCGCGCTGGTGGCCAAATCCCATTCCTACATCGCTCCGATTGAGCAGGGCCTGAAAGAAGTGGGCTGTATGGTCGAATTCATTCAGGAAGAGCATCTTTCAAAGCGCAAGGATGCTGTAGAGCAAAATGACCTTTGCTTCCTGCTCTATAGCAAGGTGGTGCATTTCTATCTGTCCGGCCTGCTCAATGCCCCCAGAAGCCATGGTCGCGGCATGATGGTCCTTTTGTGCGACGACAAAGTGGATTCCGAGCTGAAAAAGGCTCTGGTCGACATGGGCATTGGCCGGACGATCGACTATCCCTTCCCACCGGTCAAGATTTTCAAGATCATCATGTCGGCGATGCAACACAAATAG
- the gtfA gene encoding sucrose phosphorylase, whose protein sequence is MAATAPYQGQSGSLEGEGTIMKNKLQLITYVDRLSGGGVADLDNLLNGPLAGLFGTVHLLPFFDPYDGADAGFDPKDHTIVDPRLGTWDDVRQLSRSHDIMADLIVNHVSAEGAAFQDFIEKGNASDYAELFLSYASVFPEGATEQDLMAIYRPRPGLPFTYVTLKDGTKRLIWTTFTANQIDIDVHSAKGAAYLEQILDTFAASGITAIRLDAAGYAIKKPGTSCFMIPETYDFLEALTSKAKARGMEVLVEIHSYYQDQIAIAQKVDRVYDFALPPLLLHALFTGEANPLANWLEVSPRNALTVLDTHDGIGVIDVGEASDGRPGLLEPHAIDQLVETMHERTGGTSRKATGAAASNLDLYQVNSTYFDALGRRDQDYLIARAVQFFAPGIPQVYYVGLLGSENDMDLLARTKVGRDINRHYFAEGEVVHAMDSPMVRALIELIRFRNDHPAFDGTFSLDQPEPSKLVLSWKHDEASASLSVDFAALKAHIHHTTKGEEGILVIAPKTS, encoded by the coding sequence ATGGCCGCAACAGCCCCCTATCAAGGCCAGAGCGGCTCGCTTGAGGGTGAGGGCACCATCATGAAAAACAAACTGCAGCTCATTACGTATGTGGATCGCCTGAGCGGTGGCGGGGTCGCTGACCTCGACAATCTCCTCAATGGTCCCTTGGCAGGTTTGTTCGGCACAGTGCATCTATTGCCTTTCTTCGACCCCTATGACGGCGCTGATGCCGGCTTTGACCCCAAGGATCATACAATCGTTGACCCGCGACTTGGCACCTGGGACGATGTCCGCCAACTGTCCCGGAGCCACGACATCATGGCCGACCTGATCGTCAATCACGTTTCGGCAGAAGGGGCAGCCTTTCAGGATTTCATCGAGAAGGGCAATGCCTCCGACTATGCGGAGCTGTTTCTCAGTTACGCCTCAGTCTTTCCCGAAGGGGCCACCGAACAGGACCTGATGGCGATCTATCGCCCCCGCCCCGGCCTGCCCTTTACCTATGTAACCTTGAAGGACGGCACGAAGCGGCTGATCTGGACCACCTTTACGGCCAATCAAATCGACATTGATGTCCATAGTGCAAAAGGCGCGGCCTATCTTGAGCAGATCCTCGACACATTCGCTGCGTCCGGCATCACCGCCATCCGGCTCGATGCAGCGGGATATGCCATCAAGAAGCCGGGCACCAGTTGCTTCATGATCCCTGAGACCTATGATTTCCTTGAAGCCTTGACCAGCAAGGCCAAGGCACGCGGCATGGAAGTTTTGGTCGAGATCCATAGCTATTATCAGGATCAGATCGCCATCGCCCAGAAGGTCGACCGAGTCTATGACTTTGCCTTGCCACCCCTCTTGCTCCACGCGCTCTTTACCGGTGAGGCCAATCCGCTTGCAAACTGGCTCGAAGTCAGCCCGCGCAATGCGTTGACCGTGCTCGACACCCATGACGGCATCGGCGTGATTGATGTCGGCGAAGCGTCCGACGGTCGCCCCGGTCTGCTTGAACCCCATGCCATTGATCAGCTGGTTGAGACCATGCATGAACGCACCGGCGGCACATCACGCAAGGCCACCGGCGCGGCTGCGTCCAATCTCGATCTCTATCAGGTGAATTCCACCTATTTCGATGCCCTTGGCCGACGCGATCAAGACTATCTGATCGCCCGCGCCGTGCAATTCTTCGCTCCCGGCATCCCGCAAGTTTATTATGTGGGGCTGCTCGGGTCCGAAAACGACATGGACTTGCTCGCCCGTACCAAGGTTGGCCGCGATATCAATCGCCATTATTTTGCCGAAGGCGAAGTGGTTCACGCCATGGACAGCCCGATGGTCCGCGCTTTGATAGAGCTGATCCGCTTCCGCAATGACCACCCGGCCTTTGATGGCACCTTCTCACTGGACCAGCCCGAGCCGTCAAAACTGGTCCTGAGCTGGAAGCATGATGAGGCCAGCGCCAGCCTGAGTGTCGATTTTGCTGCCCTCAAGGCGCATATCCATCACACCACCAAGGGTGAAGAAGGCATTTTGGTGATCGCTCCGAAGACTTCCTGA
- a CDS encoding TRAP transporter small permease, whose translation MLAALEKGLNRINSPIGKLGSWIGGSMLVIMTVIVLLQILFRYVLNTPLSWTDEASRFLMIYMVYLCLPIIYLQDKNIAMTFLLDALDNTRVKHLLMILIHCLAILTFLIWIKFGYDFFARGSSRADSLPITMNVIYIAPPLLMAITLLSALQKIVTELRLFLHFKPADQQPQA comes from the coding sequence ATGCTTGCAGCGCTCGAAAAGGGTCTTAACAGGATCAACAGCCCCATCGGCAAACTGGGCAGCTGGATTGGCGGGTCGATGCTGGTCATCATGACCGTCATTGTGCTGCTGCAGATCCTGTTCCGCTATGTTCTCAACACCCCCCTTAGCTGGACCGACGAAGCCTCCCGCTTCCTGATGATCTATATGGTCTATCTCTGCCTGCCGATCATCTATCTGCAGGACAAGAATATTGCCATGACCTTCCTGCTTGATGCTTTGGACAACACGCGGGTCAAGCATCTGCTGATGATCCTCATCCATTGCCTTGCGATCCTCACCTTTCTTATCTGGATCAAGTTTGGCTATGACTTCTTCGCCCGTGGTTCGAGCCGCGCCGACAGCCTGCCCATCACCATGAATGTCATCTATATCGCTCCGCCTTTGCTGATGGCCATAACCCTCTTGTCTGCTTTGCAGAAAATCGTGACAGAGCTGCGCCTGTTCCTTCATTTCAAACCCGCCGACCAACAGCCACAGGCTTGA
- the dctP gene encoding TRAP transporter substrate-binding protein DctP — MKLKKLGLALLAAGFMAGTAQAAEYKLTVPHVSNTDSYNHQSLLVFKNFVENHSNGAIEVEIFPGGQLCGNARECLSGVQSGIFDYFQTTIAELANFWAPAGGFDLPYLLRDDRVAECVYDNEDFLADIRKNVLDATQNVRLMMVSNSGGWRNFATTNKQIKSPADVAGLKIRTVPAPIQQELVKALGGAPTPIAWPEVYTALSTGVVDGTKNGIVDITTMKFEESLNYLVLDGHAYMGGVWVMNNDRFESFPDELKRVIIDGVAAQNQFLRVYPKWKEFDAYETFRKAGGTIYTPNAAEKKAFQEATAPVKDFYLASAGDEGKAWLDRFEKEIKACEAKLDADFEAASK, encoded by the coding sequence ATGAAACTTAAGAAACTGGGTCTTGCGCTTCTCGCCGCCGGCTTCATGGCCGGGACCGCACAGGCTGCTGAATACAAGCTCACCGTGCCCCATGTGTCCAACACGGACAGCTACAACCATCAGTCCTTGCTGGTCTTCAAGAACTTTGTCGAAAACCACTCCAATGGTGCCATCGAAGTGGAAATCTTCCCCGGCGGCCAGCTGTGCGGCAATGCCCGCGAATGTCTCTCCGGCGTTCAGTCCGGCATTTTTGACTATTTCCAGACCACAATCGCCGAATTGGCCAACTTCTGGGCTCCTGCCGGTGGCTTTGACCTGCCTTACCTGCTGCGCGATGACCGTGTTGCTGAATGCGTCTATGACAATGAAGACTTCCTCGCCGACATTCGCAAAAATGTGCTCGACGCGACGCAAAATGTCCGTCTGATGATGGTCTCCAACTCTGGCGGCTGGCGCAACTTTGCCACCACCAACAAGCAGATCAAATCCCCTGCCGACGTGGCTGGCCTGAAAATCCGCACCGTGCCTGCACCGATCCAGCAGGAATTGGTCAAGGCCCTTGGTGGCGCCCCAACCCCGATCGCATGGCCGGAAGTTTACACTGCCCTGTCCACCGGCGTTGTTGACGGCACCAAAAACGGCATCGTCGATATCACCACCATGAAATTCGAGGAGAGCCTCAATTATCTGGTGCTTGACGGTCATGCCTATATGGGCGGCGTCTGGGTGATGAACAATGACCGTTTCGAAAGCTTCCCCGATGAGCTGAAACGCGTCATCATTGATGGGGTTGCCGCTCAGAACCAGTTCCTACGCGTCTATCCGAAATGGAAAGAATTCGACGCCTACGAAACCTTCCGCAAGGCTGGCGGCACCATCTACACCCCAAATGCTGCCGAAAAGAAAGCCTTCCAGGAAGCAACTGCTCCGGTGAAAGATTTCTATCTGGCCAGCGCGGGCGACGAAGGCAAGGCATGGCTTGACCGCTTCGAGAAAGAAATCAAGGCCTGCGAAGCCAAGCTCGACGCAGACTTCGAAGCCGCATCCAAATAA
- a CDS encoding sulfite exporter TauE/SafE family protein, with the protein MMEILIVSAIITLGSFTQGLTGFGLALVSVPLLSMAVDVKAAVPIAGIFGWLVTFPLVWKMRHHVQWRVGLILFAGSLPGSFLGADLLKRLPAEAILITMGCVLILSSLYSLFAKAPLFSKASAPLTVGTGFFSGALGASVGEPGPPVIAYTSMQPWTADQTKSTLVFFFMLQMVGAIAGFWSKGLLTAYVVERVLYAMPAFLVGMSVGMFAYHLLHKFKINYHGIIHTLLLIIGVMLVIKNVHIW; encoded by the coding sequence ATGATGGAAATTCTCATCGTCTCGGCGATCATCACGCTGGGCAGCTTCACTCAAGGCCTGACGGGCTTTGGACTGGCTTTGGTCAGTGTGCCGCTTCTCTCCATGGCGGTGGATGTGAAAGCTGCTGTGCCAATTGCCGGTATTTTCGGATGGCTGGTGACCTTTCCGCTGGTCTGGAAAATGCGGCACCATGTGCAGTGGCGCGTCGGGTTGATCCTGTTTGCTGGGTCCTTGCCGGGGTCGTTTCTGGGGGCGGATCTGCTCAAAAGGTTGCCCGCCGAAGCGATCCTGATCACGATGGGCTGCGTTCTGATCTTGTCGAGCCTTTATTCGCTGTTTGCCAAGGCGCCCCTCTTTTCAAAGGCTTCCGCCCCGCTGACGGTCGGGACGGGGTTCTTTTCCGGTGCCTTGGGGGCGAGTGTTGGCGAGCCGGGGCCGCCGGTCATTGCCTATACATCGATGCAGCCATGGACTGCGGATCAGACCAAATCGACGCTGGTCTTTTTCTTCATGCTGCAAATGGTTGGTGCGATTGCCGGTTTCTGGAGCAAGGGACTGTTGACCGCTTACGTGGTCGAACGAGTGCTTTATGCCATGCCCGCTTTTCTGGTGGGGATGAGTGTGGGCATGTTTGCCTATCACCTGCTGCATAAATTCAAGATCAACTATCACGGCATCATTCACACTCTGCTGCTGATCATCGGTGTTATGTTGGTGATTAAGAATGTCCATATTTGGTAG
- a CDS encoding L-fucose/L-arabinose isomerase family protein: MSAERPCIGVVALGRPTFDVPFAQEILAKAWASLESLDADLIGKPELLFDADAVLDALPALKAQKLDMLLLLQVTFTDATMTVELGKQIGAPLVMWSFPEARTGGRLRLNSFCGVNLASHALSRNDLTIDYIHADADNPKAIEDIALLAKAGAIVHELQGAKLKLVGEHPDGFDACNFNEQELHCRFGIDVDRIGISDFINEVKDLPDEVADAPYERRKAQFPNLGELDQEATRKTLKIYSKLRTEADEKGYKGVAVRCWPDFFIEYGCAACGALALLNEDHTPAGCEADMMGVVTSLTLQQASGNSVFNTDLVDVNTEDDTIVFWHCGQAPIDMADKDQTIQGAIHSNRKMPLLSEFALKPGRITMARFSQGHGKLRLILAGAEMIKAPLAFSGTAGTARPDVPVKTFLDRMINEGLEHHTALTYGDHRPIMRAIAKRLGIEVVELT, encoded by the coding sequence ATGTCCGCAGAAAGACCATGCATCGGTGTCGTCGCACTGGGCCGACCAACCTTCGACGTGCCCTTTGCGCAAGAGATTCTGGCCAAAGCCTGGGCATCCCTTGAAAGCCTCGATGCCGATCTCATCGGCAAACCGGAGCTTCTGTTTGATGCCGACGCAGTCCTCGATGCCCTGCCCGCGCTCAAAGCGCAAAAGCTCGACATGCTGCTCCTCTTGCAGGTGACCTTTACCGACGCAACCATGACCGTTGAACTGGGCAAGCAGATCGGTGCACCACTGGTGATGTGGTCCTTTCCCGAAGCACGGACCGGCGGACGCTTACGGCTCAATTCCTTCTGCGGGGTTAATCTCGCGAGCCATGCCTTGAGCCGCAACGACCTGACCATTGATTATATCCACGCAGACGCTGACAACCCCAAAGCCATCGAGGACATTGCCCTGTTGGCCAAGGCAGGCGCCATCGTCCACGAATTGCAGGGTGCCAAGCTGAAGCTGGTCGGGGAGCATCCTGATGGATTTGATGCCTGCAACTTCAATGAGCAGGAGCTTCATTGCCGATTTGGCATTGATGTCGACCGCATCGGCATCAGCGATTTCATCAATGAAGTCAAAGATTTGCCTGACGAAGTCGCGGACGCACCCTATGAACGCCGCAAGGCCCAGTTCCCCAATCTGGGCGAGCTGGACCAGGAGGCCACCCGCAAGACCCTCAAGATCTACTCCAAGCTGCGCACGGAAGCCGACGAGAAAGGCTATAAAGGCGTTGCAGTGCGTTGTTGGCCGGACTTTTTCATCGAATATGGCTGCGCGGCCTGCGGAGCGCTGGCTCTGCTCAATGAAGACCACACCCCGGCAGGTTGCGAAGCGGACATGATGGGGGTCGTCACCTCCCTCACCCTGCAACAAGCCTCTGGCAACTCGGTCTTCAACACCGATCTGGTCGACGTCAACACCGAGGATGACACCATCGTCTTCTGGCATTGCGGACAGGCTCCCATTGACATGGCTGACAAAGATCAGACCATTCAGGGCGCCATCCATTCCAACCGCAAAATGCCGCTTCTCTCCGAATTCGCCCTCAAACCGGGCCGCATCACCATGGCGCGTTTCTCCCAAGGCCACGGCAAGCTGCGGCTGATCCTCGCCGGAGCCGAGATGATCAAGGCGCCCCTTGCCTTTTCCGGAACCGCCGGCACCGCCAGACCGGATGTACCGGTCAAGACTTTCCTTGACCGGATGATCAATGAGGGTCTGGAGCACCACACGGCACTCACCTATGGCGACCATCGCCCGATCATGCGTGCCATTGCCAAGCGCCTTGGCATCGAGGTCGTCGAATTGACCTGA